A window of Rhizobium acidisoli contains these coding sequences:
- a CDS encoding arginyltransferase codes for MNTQTTPSPQFYLTAPAACPYLPHEMERKVFTHLVGPRAAEMNDILTQGGFRRSQNIAYRPACESCRACVSVRILAQEFEPTKSMKRVLAANSDVIATEFTAQPSSEQYSLFRRYLDFRHQQGGMSDMTVLDYAIMVEDTHVNTRIVEYRRREEGSGLEQRPKGELLAAALTDTMSDGLSMVYSYFNPDLERRSLGTFMILDHVRRTKALGLPHVYLGYWVQGSRKMDYKTRFQPQEHLTPRGWERFDPSSMPESPHD; via the coding sequence ATGAATACGCAGACAACGCCATCCCCGCAGTTTTATCTGACGGCTCCGGCTGCGTGTCCGTATCTGCCGCATGAGATGGAGCGTAAGGTTTTTACCCATCTGGTCGGCCCGCGCGCCGCCGAGATGAACGATATCCTGACCCAGGGCGGTTTCCGCCGCTCCCAGAATATCGCCTACCGCCCGGCCTGCGAATCCTGTCGCGCCTGTGTTTCCGTGCGTATTCTCGCCCAGGAATTCGAGCCGACGAAATCGATGAAGCGGGTGCTTGCCGCCAATTCCGACGTCATCGCCACCGAATTCACGGCCCAGCCTTCCAGCGAGCAATATTCGCTTTTCCGCCGCTATCTCGATTTTCGCCACCAGCAGGGCGGCATGTCCGACATGACCGTGCTCGACTATGCGATCATGGTTGAGGACACGCATGTGAACACGCGAATCGTCGAGTACCGGCGGCGTGAAGAAGGCTCCGGACTGGAGCAGCGGCCGAAGGGCGAGCTGCTTGCCGCCGCCCTGACCGACACGATGAGCGACGGGCTGTCGATGGTCTATTCCTACTTCAATCCCGATCTCGAACGGCGGTCGCTCGGCACCTTCATGATTCTCGACCATGTCAGGCGCACGAAGGCGCTGGGCCTGCCGCATGTCTATCTCGGCTACTGGGTTCAAGGCTCGCGAAAAATGGACTATAAGACGCGCTTCCAGCCGCAGGAACATCTAACGCCGCGTGGCTGGGAACGTTTCGATCCCTCATCCATGCCCGAAAGCCCCCACGACTGA
- a CDS encoding RDD family protein: MSYNPNPLYAAPEDWRAYSGVLSRRVFAFILDYLIVLLLCIPAGMVLFFLSIVTLGLGFLLYPALFVIVAGIYFGLTVGGRSQASLGMRAMGIAIVRVDGRPMDFLTAIVHLALFWILNSVLTPLILLAGLFTERSRLIHDLLVGTATVRTA, encoded by the coding sequence ATGAGCTACAACCCCAATCCGCTTTATGCCGCACCGGAGGACTGGCGCGCCTATAGCGGCGTGTTGAGCCGCCGTGTCTTCGCCTTCATCCTCGACTATCTGATCGTGTTGCTGCTCTGCATCCCCGCGGGCATGGTGCTGTTCTTCCTGTCGATCGTCACGCTCGGCCTCGGTTTCCTGCTCTACCCTGCCCTCTTCGTCATCGTCGCCGGCATCTATTTCGGCCTGACTGTCGGCGGGCGGAGCCAGGCCTCGCTCGGCATGCGCGCGATGGGCATCGCCATCGTGCGTGTCGACGGTCGGCCGATGGATTTCCTGACGGCGATCGTGCATCTGGCGCTGTTCTGGATCCTCAACTCGGTTCTGACGCCGCTGATCCTGCTTGCCGGCCTGTTTACCGAGCGCAGCCGCCTCATCCACGACCTGCTGGTCGGGACCGCGACGGTTCGCACCGCCTGA
- the hemB gene encoding porphobilinogen synthase — translation MQDRTHLVDDITGHRRMRRNRKADWTRRLVQENRLTVDDLIWPIFIVPGSGIVDPIPAMPGVNRMSIDKAVEAAREAAGLGIPALATFPNIEMELRDETGSNSLEANNLINQATGAIKKAVPNIGVITDVALDPFTSHGHDGILRGSEIVNDETVDQVARAAVMQADAGADIIAPSEMMDGRIGAIRMALDAAGHQSVGIMSYATKFASAFYGPYREAISTGGLLKGDKKTYYIDPANGTEAIRDAALDVEEGADMLMVKPGLPYLDICWRMKEAFGLPTFAYQVSGEYSQIKAAAMNGWIDGERAMLETLLSFKRAGCDGILTYFAVEVAKILSKR, via the coding sequence ATGCAGGATAGGACGCATCTCGTCGACGACATCACCGGCCATCGCCGCATGCGGCGCAACCGCAAGGCGGATTGGACACGCCGGCTTGTGCAGGAGAACCGGCTGACGGTCGACGACCTGATCTGGCCGATCTTCATCGTGCCCGGCTCCGGCATCGTCGATCCGATCCCCGCAATGCCGGGCGTCAACCGCATGAGCATCGACAAGGCCGTCGAAGCGGCACGCGAAGCGGCCGGCCTCGGCATTCCGGCGCTCGCGACCTTTCCGAATATCGAAATGGAGCTGCGCGACGAGACCGGCTCGAACAGCCTCGAAGCCAACAATCTGATCAATCAGGCAACAGGGGCGATCAAGAAGGCGGTGCCCAATATCGGCGTCATCACCGACGTCGCGCTCGATCCCTTCACCAGCCATGGCCATGACGGCATTTTGAGAGGCAGCGAGATCGTCAACGACGAGACGGTCGATCAGGTGGCGCGCGCCGCCGTGATGCAGGCGGATGCCGGCGCCGACATCATTGCGCCGTCGGAGATGATGGACGGGCGCATCGGCGCAATCCGCATGGCGCTCGATGCGGCCGGCCACCAGAGCGTCGGCATCATGAGCTATGCGACGAAGTTCGCCTCCGCCTTCTATGGCCCCTATCGCGAGGCGATCTCGACGGGCGGGCTGCTGAAGGGCGACAAGAAGACCTATTATATCGACCCAGCCAACGGCACCGAGGCGATCCGCGATGCGGCCCTCGACGTCGAGGAAGGTGCTGATATGCTGATGGTCAAGCCCGGCCTGCCCTATCTCGACATCTGCTGGCGGATGAAGGAAGCCTTCGGCCTGCCGACCTTCGCCTACCAGGTTTCCGGCGAATATTCGCAGATCAAGGCAGCGGCGATGAACGGCTGGATCGACGGCGAGCGGGCGATGCTCGAAACGCTGCTGTCGTTCAAGCGGGCGGGATGCGACGGCATCCTCACCTATTTCGCGGTCGAGGTGGCGAAAATTCTCAGCAAACGGTGA
- a CDS encoding DUF6163 family protein: METDSPTIPKRTLADILFILFLRLVAVSCFWFGLQYWAMLVGYSLVGAGRFDLLSLPWKVASTSLAVLFPVASLGLWLTVSWGPVIWVLAAGGQILMYGLLPNIFGPNKLIILLHVMVAVVYLIFRLLLWLEKRRHRRQVSVDLP, from the coding sequence ATGGAAACCGATTCTCCGACGATACCGAAACGCACGCTGGCGGATATACTCTTCATTCTTTTCCTGAGACTGGTCGCCGTTTCCTGCTTCTGGTTCGGCCTGCAATATTGGGCGATGCTGGTCGGCTATTCGCTGGTCGGCGCCGGCCGCTTCGATCTTTTGAGCCTGCCTTGGAAGGTGGCGAGCACCAGTCTCGCCGTGCTTTTTCCCGTCGCCTCACTCGGCCTTTGGCTCACCGTCTCCTGGGGACCGGTCATCTGGGTGCTGGCCGCCGGCGGACAAATCCTGATGTACGGCCTGCTGCCCAATATTTTCGGACCCAACAAACTGATCATCCTGCTGCATGTGATGGTCGCCGTCGTCTACCTGATTTTCCGCCTGCTGCTCTGGCTGGAAAAACGCCGGCACCGCCGCCAGGTAAGTGTTGATTTACCCTGA
- the ldtR gene encoding transcriptional regulator LdtR: protein MNTKIKPQAVSNFRDQQDQGIRDLYMESLHLVERLHRRLLDVIKDEFDRQGRSDVNAIQALLLFNIGNSELTAGELRSRGYYLGSNVSYNVKKLVDLGFINHQRSRIDRRSVRISLTETGQDIAETVAKLYERHITSIDKVGGIGTDEFTQMNKLLQRLDRFWNDSIMYRL, encoded by the coding sequence ATGAACACGAAAATCAAGCCGCAGGCGGTATCGAACTTCCGTGACCAGCAGGATCAGGGCATCCGTGATCTTTACATGGAATCCCTTCATCTTGTTGAACGTCTTCACCGCCGTCTTCTCGACGTCATCAAGGACGAGTTCGACCGTCAGGGTCGCAGCGACGTCAACGCCATCCAGGCGCTGCTCCTTTTCAACATCGGCAATTCCGAACTGACCGCCGGCGAGCTGCGCTCGCGGGGCTACTATCTCGGCTCCAACGTTTCCTACAACGTCAAGAAGCTGGTCGACCTCGGTTTCATCAACCACCAGCGCTCGCGCATCGACCGCCGTTCCGTCCGCATCAGCCTGACCGAAACCGGCCAGGATATCGCCGAAACGGTGGCCAAACTCTACGAACGCCACATCACCTCGATCGACAAGGTCGGCGGCATCGGCACCGACGAGTTCACCCAGATGAACAAGCTGCTCCAGCGCCTCGACCGCTTCTGGAACGACTCGATCATGTATCGCCTGTAA
- a CDS encoding L,D-transpeptidase family protein produces MSKKNGNEALSRRAFLASAATVGVSAIAAPAFAQSAIDTLINAPRRGNWDDQFDAKAASRTASAVVSNTPILGPQSLASAQQAVMQYQQIAAAGGWPEVNPGDQKLQLGVSHPAVQALRQRLAITGDLPREAGMSSAFDSYVDGAVKRFQARHGLPSDGVLGEFTLKAMNIPADVRLQQLNTNIIRLQTFPEDLGRRHVMVNIPAAYVEAVEDGTVATRHTAVVGRLSRPTHLVNSKIYEVILNPYWTSPRSIVEKDIMPLMRKDPTYLEKNAIRLIDGKGNEVAPETIDWNGEAPNLMFRQDPGKTNAMASTKINFYNKNGEYMHDTPQQGLFNKLMRFESSGCVRVQNVRDLSNWLLRETPGWNRQQMEQVIASGVNTPVKLATEVPVYFVYISAWGMPDGIVQFRDDIYQMDGNAELALDTTAGMEQPVQ; encoded by the coding sequence ATGTCGAAGAAAAACGGAAATGAAGCTCTCTCGCGCCGCGCTTTCCTTGCGTCCGCGGCAACGGTTGGCGTAAGCGCGATTGCCGCGCCGGCCTTCGCGCAATCGGCGATCGATACGCTGATCAATGCGCCGCGCCGCGGCAACTGGGACGACCAGTTCGATGCCAAGGCGGCTTCGCGCACGGCAAGCGCCGTCGTTTCCAACACGCCGATCCTTGGTCCCCAATCGCTCGCCAGCGCCCAGCAGGCGGTCATGCAGTATCAGCAGATCGCGGCCGCCGGCGGCTGGCCGGAGGTCAATCCCGGTGACCAGAAGCTGCAGCTCGGCGTCAGCCATCCCGCAGTTCAGGCGCTGCGCCAGCGCCTGGCGATCACCGGCGACCTGCCGCGCGAGGCCGGCATGTCGAGTGCCTTCGACTCCTATGTCGACGGCGCCGTCAAGCGCTTCCAGGCCCGCCACGGCCTGCCGTCCGATGGTGTGCTCGGCGAATTCACGCTGAAGGCGATGAACATCCCCGCCGATGTCCGCCTGCAGCAGCTGAACACCAATATCATTCGCCTGCAGACGTTCCCCGAGGATCTCGGCCGCCGCCACGTGATGGTCAACATCCCGGCTGCCTATGTCGAAGCTGTCGAGGATGGCACTGTCGCGACGCGCCACACCGCGGTTGTCGGCCGTCTCAGCCGTCCGACACATCTCGTCAATTCGAAGATCTACGAGGTCATCCTCAACCCCTACTGGACCTCGCCGCGCTCGATCGTCGAGAAGGACATCATGCCGCTGATGCGCAAGGATCCGACCTATCTCGAAAAGAATGCCATCCGCCTGATCGACGGCAAGGGCAACGAAGTCGCCCCCGAGACCATCGACTGGAACGGCGAGGCGCCCAACCTGATGTTCCGCCAGGACCCCGGCAAGACCAACGCTATGGCCTCGACGAAGATCAACTTCTACAACAAGAACGGCGAGTACATGCACGACACGCCGCAGCAGGGCCTGTTCAATAAGCTGATGCGCTTCGAGTCGTCTGGCTGCGTCCGCGTCCAGAACGTGCGCGACTTGTCGAACTGGCTCTTGCGCGAGACCCCCGGCTGGAACCGCCAGCAGATGGAGCAGGTGATCGCATCCGGCGTCAACACGCCGGTCAAACTCGCCACGGAAGTTCCGGTCTATTTCGTCTACATTTCCGCCTGGGGCATGCCCGACGGCATCGTCCAGTTCCGCGACGACATCTATCAGATGGACGGCAATGCCGAGCTGGCGCTCGATACCACGGCCGGCATGGAACAGCCGGTCCAATAA
- the glyA gene encoding serine hydroxymethyltransferase — translation MTNASTESFFNRSLADVDPEIFGAIGKELGRQRHEIELIASENIVSRAVLEAQGSIMTNKYAEGYPGKRYYGGCQFVDIAEELAIERAKKLFGVNFANVQPNSGSQMNQAVFLALLQPGDTFMGLDLNSGGHLTHGSPVNMSGKWFNVVSYGVREGDNLLDMDEVERKAKETKPRLIIAGGTAYSRIWDWKRFREIADSVGAYLMVDMAHIAGLVAGGQHPSPFPHCHVATTTTHKSLRGPRGGVILTNEEDLAKKFNSAVFPGLQGGPLMHIIAAKAVAFGEALQPEFKDYAAQVVKNAKALAETLIAGGLDVVSGGTDNHLMLVDLRKKNATGKRAEAALGRAYVTCNKNGIPFDPEKPFVTSGVRLGAPAGTTRGFKEAEFREIGNLIVEVLDGLKAANSDEGNAAVEAAVRGKVVNLTDRFPMYDYMG, via the coding sequence ATGACCAATGCTTCCACCGAGTCCTTCTTCAATCGCTCGCTTGCGGACGTCGATCCCGAGATTTTCGGCGCGATCGGAAAGGAACTCGGTCGCCAACGGCACGAGATCGAACTGATCGCTTCCGAGAACATCGTCTCCCGCGCCGTGCTGGAAGCTCAGGGCTCCATCATGACCAACAAATATGCCGAGGGTTATCCCGGCAAGCGTTATTACGGCGGCTGCCAGTTCGTCGATATCGCCGAGGAGCTGGCGATCGAGCGCGCCAAGAAGCTGTTCGGCGTCAATTTCGCCAACGTCCAGCCGAATTCGGGCTCGCAGATGAACCAGGCCGTGTTCCTGGCGCTGCTGCAGCCGGGCGACACCTTCATGGGTCTCGACCTGAACTCGGGCGGCCACCTCACGCATGGTTCGCCGGTCAACATGTCCGGCAAGTGGTTCAACGTCGTCTCCTACGGCGTGCGCGAAGGCGACAACCTGCTCGACATGGATGAAGTCGAGCGCAAAGCCAAGGAAACCAAGCCGAGGTTGATCATCGCCGGCGGCACCGCCTATTCCCGCATCTGGGACTGGAAGCGCTTCCGCGAGATCGCCGACTCGGTCGGCGCCTATCTGATGGTCGACATGGCCCACATCGCCGGCCTCGTCGCCGGCGGCCAGCATCCGTCGCCGTTCCCGCATTGCCATGTCGCGACGACGACGACCCACAAGTCGCTGCGCGGCCCGCGTGGCGGCGTCATCCTCACCAATGAAGAGGATCTGGCGAAGAAGTTCAATTCGGCCGTTTTCCCCGGCCTGCAGGGTGGTCCGCTGATGCACATCATCGCCGCCAAAGCCGTCGCTTTCGGCGAGGCGCTGCAGCCCGAGTTCAAGGATTACGCCGCCCAGGTCGTCAAGAACGCCAAGGCGCTGGCCGAAACGCTGATCGCTGGTGGTCTCGACGTCGTCTCCGGTGGCACCGACAACCATCTGATGCTGGTCGACCTGCGCAAGAAGAACGCCACCGGCAAACGCGCCGAAGCTGCTCTCGGCCGCGCCTACGTCACCTGCAACAAGAACGGCATTCCCTTCGATCCGGAGAAGCCCTTCGTCACCTCCGGTGTGCGCCTCGGCGCGCCGGCCGGCACCACCCGCGGCTTCAAGGAAGCCGAATTCCGCGAAATCGGCAATCTCATCGTCGAGGTTCTCGACGGCCTGAAGGCTGCCAATTCCGATGAAGGCAACGCCGCCGTCGAAGCCGCCGTGCGCGGCAAGGTGGTCAACCTCACTGACCGCTTCCCAATGTATGACTACATGGGATAA
- the nrdR gene encoding transcriptional regulator NrdR: MRCPYCGSEDTQVKDSRPAEDNTSIRRRRICPDCGGRFTTFERVQLRELMVIKKTGRKVPFDRDKLVRSFEVALRKRPVERDRIERAVSGIVRRLESSGETEISSEQIGLQVLEAMKSLDDVGFVRYASVYRDFSLAEDFEKVISEINAKIARDPLDR; the protein is encoded by the coding sequence ATGCGCTGCCCCTATTGCGGTTCGGAAGATACACAGGTTAAAGATTCGCGTCCGGCGGAGGACAATACGTCCATCCGCCGGCGGCGTATCTGTCCGGATTGCGGCGGCCGCTTCACTACCTTCGAGCGCGTGCAGCTGCGCGAGCTGATGGTCATCAAGAAGACCGGCCGCAAGGTTCCCTTCGATCGAGACAAGCTGGTGCGCTCCTTCGAAGTGGCACTGCGCAAACGCCCTGTCGAGCGTGACCGCATCGAGCGCGCCGTGTCCGGCATCGTCCGCCGGCTCGAAAGCTCCGGCGAGACGGAGATCTCCTCCGAACAGATCGGCCTGCAGGTGCTCGAAGCGATGAAGAGCCTCGACGATGTCGGCTTCGTGCGCTACGCCTCCGTCTATCGGGATTTCTCGCTTGCCGAGGATTTCGAAAAAGTCATTTCCGAAATCAACGCCAAGATCGCCCGCGACCCGCTGGACAGGTGA